The Papaver somniferum cultivar HN1 chromosome 3, ASM357369v1, whole genome shotgun sequence genome includes a region encoding these proteins:
- the LOC113360318 gene encoding uncharacterized protein LOC113360318, with product MKEIEKHSAVVVFYFEVCIANFYFPLYRSNSTRGGFDPLISCTFTENSSIFASIWMLLCHEENDGTRRCSTRYESLLVPQPDKDNGNVSSGWTQSNHVGSNQLWTSCWRNLNPVWLLVTRFLSFVIMARVLAWDIQVHGKTVFLYYTKWTFALVVFYFALGTIASVQGCWENSRKPVNENNGKNISVKTKMAGTSKSKRTIILSPNKAGAMVKVQSYHEQDGVKEIAGVWGYLMQTVYQTCAGAVILTDTIFWFLIVPSLAVAGVELNLLMGCMHSLNAVFLLIDTALNSLPFPWFRFAYFLLFNCTYGIFLWVLHACGVSWWPYPFLDLSTPWAPVWYFCLALIYFPCYGLYAVIVKLKIGAFSKWFPLAFVSIQ from the exons AtgaaagaaattgaaaaacataGTGCAGTTGTGGTTTTTTACTTCGAAGTTTGTattgccaatttttattttcctttatatCGCTCTAATTCTACTAGAGGAGGATTCGATCCTCTGATCTCCTGTACTTTTACTGAAAATAG CTCTATTTTTGCTTCCATTTGGATGCTCCTGTGCCATGAAGAGAATGATGGTACAAGAAGATGTTCGACGAGATATGAGAGTTTATTGGTACCTCAACCTGACAAAGACAATGGAAACGTCAGTTCAGGGTGGACTCAATCGAATCATGTAGGATCCAATCAGTTGTGGACAAGTTGTTGGCGAAATCTGAACCCTGTATGGCTTCTGGTGACACGGTTTTTATCCTTCGTTATTATGGCTCGTGTTCTGGCTTGGGACATCCAGGTGCACGGCAAAACAGTGTTTCTGTACTATACTAA GTGGACCTTTGCATTAGTCGTCTTCTATTTTGCG CTTGGCACAATAGCATCGGTACAAGGATGTTGGGAGAACTCGAGGAAACCTGTCAACGAAAACAATGGAAAAAATATTTCGGTAAAAACAAAGATGGCAGGAACTAGTAAGTCCAAAAGAACCATAATTTTATCGCCAAACAAAGCCGGAGCTATGGTCAAAGTGCAGAGTTATCATGAGCAGGACGGCGTCAAGGAAATAGCTGGCGTCTGGGGATATCTGATGCAAACAGTCTATCAG ACTTGTGCAGGAGCTGTGATCCTTACAGATACCATCTTTTGGTTTCTTATAGTCCCATCTCTTGCTGTTGCAGGAGTCGAATTGAACCTG TTAATGGGATGTATGCATTCTCTTAACGCTGTGTTTCTTCTCATTGACACCGCTCTCAACAGCCTT CCCTTTCCATGGTTTCGATTTGCATATTTCTTACTGTTCAATTGCACATACGGCATTTTCCTGTGGGTTCTTCACGCATGTGGTGTTTCATG GTGGCCTTACCCATTCCTAGATTTATCAACACCATGGGCACCTGTATG GTACTTCTGCCTGGCCCTAATTTACTTCCCTTGCTATGGATTGTATGCTGTGATCGTAAAACTAAAGATTGGAGCATTCTCAAAGTGGTTCCCTCTTGCGTTTGTGAGCATACAATAG
- the LOC113360319 gene encoding histone H3.2-like: MARTKQTARKSTGGKAPRKQLATKAARKSAPATEEVKKPHRFRPGTVALREIRKYQKSTELLIRKLPFQRLVREIAQDFKTDLRFQSSAVAALQEAAEDIQLARRIRGERA, from the coding sequence ATGGCTCGTACTAAGCAAACCGCTCGGAAATCCACCGGAGGAAAGGCCCCAAGGAAGCAATTAGCAACAAAAGCAGCTCGTAAATCAGCACCAGCGACCGAAGAAGTGAAGAAACCACACAGATTCAGGCCAGGAACTGTTGCTCTTCGTGAAATCAGAAAGTATCAGAAGAGCACTGAACTGTTGATCCGTAAACTCCCATTTCAGCGATTAGTTCGTGAAATCGCCCAAGATTTCAAAACTGATTTGAGGTTTCAGAGTTCAGCAGTTGCAGCTCTACAAGAAGCAGCTGAAGACATTCAACTTGCCAGAAGAATTAGAGGTGAACGAGCTTGA